One genomic segment of Streptococcus salivarius includes these proteins:
- a CDS encoding DUF1836 domain-containing protein produces the protein MTTQQYPLWEELPEIELYLDQVLLYVNQVTQSTLGPNDKGLTASMVNNYVKHGHVAKPIKKKYNAAQVARLIVITSLKTVFEISEIAKTLEILRTDAESQKSYYNDFVACMNGQFPQEAPQVILSACQTLQCYRATHQLLNDLEGGNNV, from the coding sequence TTGACAACACAACAATACCCTCTCTGGGAAGAATTACCAGAGATTGAACTCTATTTGGATCAGGTTTTGCTCTATGTCAACCAGGTCACCCAAAGCACTCTGGGACCAAACGACAAGGGGCTAACCGCCTCTATGGTCAATAATTATGTCAAACACGGCCATGTCGCAAAACCCATCAAGAAAAAATATAATGCTGCTCAGGTAGCTAGACTTATTGTCATCACTAGTCTAAAGACCGTCTTTGAGATTTCTGAGATTGCTAAAACCTTGGAAATCCTACGAACAGATGCTGAAAGCCAAAAGAGCTACTACAATGACTTTGTAGCCTGTATGAATGGTCAGTTTCCTCAAGAAGCTCCACAAGTCATACTCTCAGCCTGTCAGACGCTTCAATGCTACCGAGCTACTCATCAACTTTTGAACG
- a CDS encoding hydroxymethylglutaryl-CoA reductase, degradative, with the protein MTKLSWTGFSKKTPQERKEHLKKNALLSQENQDLLDKDQQLALETANQMAENVIGRFTLPFAICPDVLVDGVTYQVPMVTEEPSVVAAASYASKLIKRSGGFTTTIHDRQMIGQVALFDVPDKVSASSKIQAASQELIEIAKEAHPSIVKRGGGPRKLWTETKGNFLIVYLAVDTQEAMGANMVNTMMEALVPELENLSEGQSLMAILSNLATESLVTATCRLSTRFLSRNKEEAHDLAKKMEMASQLAQVDPYRAATHNKGIFNGIDALVIATGNDWRAVEAGSHAYASKDGSYRGLSTWTYDQEAKELVGELTLPMPIATRGGSIGLNPSASIAHDLLNHPDAKTLASIIVSLGLAQNLAALKALTSTGIQAGHMKLQAKSLALLAGASPEEMPQVLAELLKAKHMNQETAQAILEKLRTP; encoded by the coding sequence ATGACTAAACTCTCTTGGACTGGTTTTTCCAAGAAGACACCGCAAGAACGTAAGGAGCATTTGAAAAAGAATGCTCTTTTGTCTCAGGAAAATCAAGATCTTCTGGATAAGGACCAACAACTTGCCCTTGAAACAGCCAATCAAATGGCTGAAAATGTTATTGGTCGATTCACACTACCCTTTGCCATTTGCCCAGATGTATTGGTAGATGGTGTGACCTATCAGGTTCCCATGGTTACCGAGGAACCCTCAGTTGTGGCTGCTGCTTCCTATGCTAGCAAGCTCATTAAGCGCTCTGGCGGTTTCACAACTACGATTCATGACCGTCAGATGATTGGCCAAGTCGCCCTCTTTGATGTCCCTGATAAGGTTTCTGCTTCAAGCAAAATTCAAGCAGCCAGTCAGGAACTTATTGAGATTGCCAAAGAGGCTCACCCTTCTATTGTTAAGCGTGGGGGTGGCCCTCGCAAGCTCTGGACTGAGACTAAAGGAAACTTCCTCATTGTCTATCTAGCCGTTGATACCCAAGAAGCCATGGGAGCCAATATGGTCAACACCATGATGGAAGCCCTGGTGCCAGAATTAGAAAACCTGTCAGAAGGTCAAAGCCTTATGGCTATTCTCTCAAATCTAGCCACTGAGAGTCTTGTGACAGCGACTTGTCGTCTTAGCACACGCTTCCTCAGTCGAAATAAGGAAGAGGCACATGACCTAGCCAAGAAAATGGAGATGGCCAGCCAACTGGCTCAGGTGGACCCCTACCGAGCGGCTACCCATAATAAGGGAATTTTCAATGGTATCGATGCCCTAGTTATCGCGACCGGAAATGATTGGCGAGCAGTTGAGGCCGGTAGCCATGCCTATGCTAGCAAGGATGGTAGCTACCGTGGTCTATCCACATGGACTTATGATCAGGAAGCTAAGGAACTTGTTGGAGAATTAACCCTCCCCATGCCAATCGCAACCCGTGGCGGTTCTATCGGACTCAACCCTAGTGCTTCTATCGCCCATGATTTGCTTAATCATCCAGATGCCAAAACCCTAGCCAGTATCATCGTCTCTCTTGGTTTGGCACAAAATCTGGCTGCTTTGAAAGCTCTGACTTCAACAGGAATCCAAGCAGGACATATGAAACTCCAAGCCAAATCTCTAGCCTTGTTAGCTGGGGCTAGTCCTGAAGAGATGCCTCAAGTTTTGGCTGAACTTCTCAAGGCCAAACATATGAACCAAGAAACTGCACAAGCAATTTTGGAGAAACTCAGAACCCCATAA